The following is a genomic window from Synechococcus sp. JA-2-3B'a(2-13).
TCGTGCGGGTGGATGATGATCTCTGGTTTCATGTCGGATCGATTGACCCGAAGACCGGCTTGATGCAGGATTTGTTGATCCTGGATCGCAAAGCTGAGACCGGCCACCTGCGCTATCCGCAGGTGATCTCCGCTCAAACCGCGCAGCAGGTGGGCCAATCGTGGCAACTGCGAGATGTGGTGATCCGCCGTTATGACGAGCAGGGGCGCACCTACTATGAAGGCCAGGTGGAAGAAATGCAGCTCAACATCGTCAACAAACTGGTGGGCCTGGTGTACGCGGAAAAGGTGCCCCAAGAGCAACGGGCGGGGGAGCTGTGGGAGCAGTGCCAGCGATATCGAGCGGAGCAACGTCCTTCTGCCGATGTGGCTCGCTGCCTGACGGAATACCACCTCAAGTTCGCCATTCCTTTGGCCAGCTTTTTCGCCATCTTGGTGGCTGCCCCCTTGGGCCTGCAAACGGTGCGGCAAACGGGGCGCTACGGCGGCGTGGCGCTAGCGATTGTTCTGGTGTTTATTTACTATGTACTGATGAGCCTGGGACGAGCGATGGGTCGAGTTGAGCACATCGATCCCTGGCTGGCTGCCTGGTTGCCGAATATGATTTTCGGTGGGGTGGGCTTCTCTTTACTGTGGCGGTTTTTACGGTGAAATCCTGCAACTTCCCCCCTGACTTCAGCCCTTGGGCAAAGTGGTTGGCTCTTTGCTGGGGCGGCTCCCTGTGGTTGGGGACGGGGGAGGCCGTCTTCGCCCAGTTGGACCCCCTGCCCACTGTTGGCGTCGGCGGGACGGAGTTCTCTCTGGAGGGCTACCAGCGCTTTCGGTCAGCGCAAACACTTGCTCAGCGCCTGCAACTGGCCCGCCGGGCTTCCAGCCCAGAACCGATGGCTGCCGCCGATGAGGAGCCCATCACCTTGGCCGAGGCGCAATCTTCTCTGCCTGCTACAGCCTTGACTGCGGCAACCCCACCCCCTACGGCCCCGGTTTCAGACTTTGGATCCCCTCCCCTTGCCAACTCTCCTGAAAAGCCCCTCACGCCAGAAGAACTGAACCGACAGCGGCTACAACGGCTGTTGGCCGAAGGGGCAGCAGCCCATGCTCGGCGACAGGCGCAGCAGGCCCAGGCAACACCTTCTCCCCAACCCCCTTCACCGGCGACGCCCACTGCAGCAGTTCCCACCCTGGACTCCCTTCGGCTTTCCCAGCCCATGACTTCTCAGGCTGAGGCCCTGCGAGTGGAAGAGCAACCCTGGCTGCGCCCCACCAAGGACTCCGTCCCGCTAACGCGATCGGAATCCAATGGCGAAAACCGGGCTACGGCCCAACTGCAAGGTGGAGCTGGTTCAGAGGCAAGGTTGCACCGGATCCCAGCTTCGACGGTTCCTCCCTTGATCTCCCAAGCCGGTGGGAGCTTGGATTTGGGCGGTGTCCTGTTGGCAGAGGCCACCCCTGGGTCGGGGCTGACGGGATCCCCTCCAAGGGGAACGGAAGCCTTTATCCCCACCGCTGGCTCACCCCTGGCTCCTCAACTGCTGGAGCAGTTCCCCCTTTTGCGGGATCTGGGCACCGGGGCAGATGCCGTCTCGGCGACAGGGAACGTTAGCCAGGGATCCCAAATCCGCCAGCAGCTCTCGGCCACCGCGCAGCGGCAAATTCCCCTTGACCCGGATCAAATCAACGTGAGTGGGGATGTGCTCAGCTACATCGCCGAACAAGACCTGGGCATTGCCGAGGGGAACGCCTTGATCCAACTGGCCGACGGCACCCGCATCACCGGCGACCGGCTGCTGTTTTATCGGCGGGAGCGACGCCTGCGCAGCGAGGGCCCTTTTCGCATGGAGCAGCCCCCTGGCCCCCAAGGGCGCGGGATCCGGCAAATCGAAGGGCGAAATTTGGATCTGGATATCCCCGGTCGCACCGCCCAATTTGAGAGCTCGCTGGTCATTCTGCCGGGGGAGGAGCCGGGCACCAAGGTCTTTGTGCGCAGCCAAGAGACCACTGCCATTTTGGGGGATCAGATCTTTTTCGAGAAAGCCACCGTCACCACCTCGCCAGAGCCACCCATCACCCACTACGTGCAAGGGGATCGGGTGGAGGTGTTTCCCGATGACCGGGTGATCGTCTACGACGCCCGCGTGTTTGCCGGCGGCGAGCTGACAGAAGCAGGGGATCTGCGGGCGGGCCTTCAGATCGCCTATTTCCCCCTGTTCATCTACAGCCTGCGAGATCACCAATGGGTGCTGCCGGGGCGCAGCGAGACAGAGGGGGTGTTTGTCAAATCCAGTTGGGCCTACCGCTTCGACGAATACAACTTCGGCGGCCTGCGGCTGGATGCCATCCAGAAAAAAGGGGTGGGCATTGGTTTCTTGCATGACTACATCCTGCCCATCCCGGACAGTGTCAACTACGGGCGAGCCCAGTTTTACTTGGTTACCGAAGCCGACCAACAGCGCTTCTCCAGCCGTTTCCGCATCGACCACAACTTCGACTTTTACGCTGCCAACCTCTTTGGGCAGGAAGGCCAACTGCGGGGGCAGCTCAACCTCAACCTGGACAACACCTACCGTCCTGCCGGCGGGCGCAACGACAACGCCGATCTCCGCCTCAACGCCACCTTTCAGGGGGATCTCTCCACTACCACCCTCAACATCAGCCGCACCGGATCCCAGGAGCGGGGCATCTACAGCTTCCCCCTCACCCTCAGCCACACTCAGCGCTACGGGGGCGTGCATTGGCTGCAATCGGATCTGCGCTTGGACTACAACCAGCGGGTGAGCGTCAAAGATGGCCCCGACTTTGCCGATGCGCGGTTGACGCTGGGCACTCAACTGACCCCACCCGGTTGGGGAGGTACCTATCGCCTAGCCTACCGTGCCTACAGCAGTTCCAATGGCGACAACGAGCCGCGTCGCAACTTCGAGCTGGCCTTTAACCCCGACCTCATTCGCATCACGCCCGATATTGCCCTCAGCAGCGCCCTCACCCTGACTCAAGAGCAACAGCCGGATCAAGAGGTGGGGGCAGGTCTCCACTTTTTCAATCGCTACGAGCTGCGCTCCAGCCTCCAGTTCAACGATATTCAACCGGCTCCCTGGATCACCTTCATGCCGGGTTCTATCGATTACACCCAAGTCCTCTACTCCACTCCTGACCAGGAGTCTACCGTCAGCCTCAACCCTCGCCTCAGTCTCAGACCTGCCGACTGGAATACCATCGACCTGCGCTACAGCCGCACCTTCTACGGCAACAATTCTGTGCCCTTCCAAACCCTCTCCACCAGCCCTAAAGATGTGGATCGCATCAATGCCAACATCAGCTTCTTTACGCCCCGCGATCCCCTACCCGATGTGCCCCCAGGCTACATTGCCTTTGAAGATGACCTGCCCGGCGAGCTGCCGATAGCCCTGACCTTCCCCGACGATACCCCGGAGGATTTGGCAGCGATTGCCTCCCGCAACTTGCAGGAGCTGCAGGCAGAGGTGAAAAACCTGGTGCGCCTGGACACCAGCCTTGGCTACGACTTCATCACCCAGAAGTGGGATACCCTCAACGCCAACTTCACCTGGAGCACCGCCCCTGATCTGTTCAACATTCAGTTGCAGACGGCCTACGACCTGAACCAGGGACAGCTCCAACCCGTTCGTCTGGAGTATCGGGGGCGCAGCAGCACCACATTTAACCGGGATCAACGCTCCGGCCTGGATGTGTATGAGCCGGGGATCAGCTATGCGCTGCAGGCGGTTTACGATCCCCGGTTGGGCCAGATCTCTACCTATGGCCTGGAGCTGGATGCCACCCTCGGCACGCGATGGCAAAATCACTGGCGGCTGCGCTTGGGCCTGACGGAAGCAGGGATCCGCCGGGTGGAAGTTCGCCGCGACCTGCGGGATTTTGAGCTGCGCCTGGCCTACGATCCGGTAGCCGAGTCGCTGCGCCTGGAAGGGATCCTGGTGGCTTTCCCCAGTCGCCCGGTGGGCCTCACCCAAGAGCGGGGAGATTTTCAACTGACCTCTCCCATCACCTCCCCTATCGGCACCTTTCTGCTCCGCGACGCCGACGCGACCGGCTGGGATGGCCTCAGGCCCTGATCCCCGCTTCCCTGGGAAGGCTCCCTGTCCACTGTTGCGACGGGCTAGGTGATGACGTCTGGCTGCTGCCGACCGGTGCGGGCGCGAATCTGGGCAAGGTGATCGGCCAGTTGAATCTGTTCGGCCAAGGCCACTTGGGGATCCAGGCCATGCCGGGCGGGATCCAGCTCCAATCGCTCCAGGTACACCCGCAGGGTGGCTCCGTGGGTGCCGGTTCCCGAAAGCCGGTAGATGATGCGGGATCCATCCTCAAAGCCGATGCGGATCCCTTGGTGGCTGGTGGTGCTGCCGTCCACGGGATCGGTGTAGCTGAAGTCATCGGCATAAGCCACTGTGTGGGATCCCAAGCGCTGGCCCACCCACCCAGGCAGGGAGCGTCGCAAGTCTTCCATCAGCGCCTCGGCCACCTCCACCGGCAGTCCCTCGTAGTCGTGACGGGAGTAGACGTTGCGCCCATAGGTGCGCCAGTGCTCTTCCACGATCTGCCGCACCGGCTGCCGTCGAACGGCCAAAATGTTCAGCCAAAACAGGACGGCCCAGAGCCCGTCTTTTTCCCGGATGTGGTGAGATCCGGTGCCGAAGCTCTCTTCCCCGCAGAGGGTAACTTTGCCCGCATCCAGCAGGTTGCCGAAGAATTTCCAGCCGGTGGGGGTCTCATAGCAAGGGATCCCCAGCTTGGCCGCCACCCGATCTGCTGCCTGGCTGGTGGGCATGGAGCGGGCAATTCCCGCCAGCCCTTCTCGGTAGCCGGGTACCCGGTGGGCATTGGCTGCCAGCACTGCCAAGCTGTCGCTGGGGGTCACGTAAAATTGGCGGCCCAGGATCAGGTTGCGATCCCCATCCCCATCGGAAGCGGCCCCAAAGTCCGGCCCATCTTCCCGAAACAACAGTTCCACCAACGAGCGGGCATGCACCAGGTTGGGATCCGGGTGTCCGCCGCCAAAATCCGGCAGGGGCTGCCCGTTGAGCACACTGCCCTCTGGTGCTCCCAGGGATCCCTGCAAAATGGCGTGGGCATAGGGGCCGGTGACGGCGTGCATGGCGTCGAAGGCAATGCGGATCCCGGAAGCCAGGTAGTCGCGGATGGCCTCGAAATCGAACAGACGCTGCATCAGGCCCAAGTAATCGGCCACCGGGTCGATGACGGACACCGTCAGGGATTC
Proteins encoded in this region:
- a CDS encoding LptF/LptG family permease; this encodes MTAPLAEGKLRRTPAQAGSFWGSLRLGAAFLEFYLFKEMIRPFFLGVAGGTVMMLGNQLFIYTDLLVKKGAPPLTILHILLLNLPAILVVTFPIAGLFTTLLTLGKMGADSEITALRAAGIPYRKVFIPVLCIGLLISGLALLTNEVIVPETNQKVKILNKNLILAQDALLFNPEEIVRVDDDLWFHVGSIDPKTGLMQDLLILDRKAETGHLRYPQVISAQTAQQVGQSWQLRDVVIRRYDEQGRTYYEGQVEEMQLNIVNKLVGLVYAEKVPQEQRAGELWEQCQRYRAEQRPSADVARCLTEYHLKFAIPLASFFAILVAAPLGLQTVRQTGRYGGVALAIVLVFIYYVLMSLGRAMGRVEHIDPWLAAWLPNMIFGGVGFSLLWRFLR
- a CDS encoding alpha-D-glucose phosphate-specific phosphoglucomutase, which translates into the protein MSLRIVPTTPFPGQRPGTSGLRKPVSVFQQPHYLENFVQSIFDVLEGSAGQTLVVGGDGRYYNREAIQILLKMAAANGIGRVLVGQGGILSTPAVSCLIRKYGAYGGIIFSASHNPGGPQGDFGIKYNIGNGGPAPEKVTEAIYARTQQIREYRILEAPDVDLDRLGEQRLESLTVSVIDPVADYLGLMQRLFDFEAIRDYLASGIRIAFDAMHAVTGPYAHAILQGSLGAPEGSVLNGQPLPDFGGGHPDPNLVHARSLVELLFREDGPDFGAASDGDGDRNLILGRQFYVTPSDSLAVLAANAHRVPGYREGLAGIARSMPTSQAADRVAAKLGIPCYETPTGWKFFGNLLDAGKVTLCGEESFGTGSHHIREKDGLWAVLFWLNILAVRRQPVRQIVEEHWRTYGRNVYSRHDYEGLPVEVAEALMEDLRRSLPGWVGQRLGSHTVAYADDFSYTDPVDGSTTSHQGIRIGFEDGSRIIYRLSGTGTHGATLRVYLERLELDPARHGLDPQVALAEQIQLADHLAQIRARTGRQQPDVIT